One stretch of Pseudomonas sp. NC02 DNA includes these proteins:
- the sfsA gene encoding DNA/RNA nuclease SfsA, whose amino-acid sequence MRFNPPLEEGRLIRRYKRFLADIETVTGELLTIHCPNTGSMFNCMVEGGQVWFSRSNDPKRKLPGTWEISETPQGRLACVNTARANQLVEEALRAGVITELNGFTALKREVAYGQENSRIDFRLDYPAGAAYVEVKSVTLGFDGTSTAAFPDAVTQRGAKHLRELAHLAREGVRAVQLYCVNLSGIDAVRPAEEIDAGYAAALREAKAAGVEVLAYGVRVTSEEICVDSRLEVLLGD is encoded by the coding sequence ATGCGCTTTAATCCTCCCCTTGAAGAAGGCCGGCTGATCCGCCGCTACAAGCGTTTTCTCGCCGATATCGAAACCGTTACCGGCGAGTTGTTGACCATTCACTGCCCGAACACCGGCTCGATGTTCAACTGCATGGTGGAAGGTGGCCAGGTCTGGTTCAGCCGCTCCAATGACCCCAAGCGCAAGCTGCCGGGCACCTGGGAAATCAGCGAAACCCCACAAGGGCGCCTGGCGTGTGTGAACACGGCGCGGGCCAATCAGTTGGTTGAAGAAGCGCTGCGCGCGGGGGTTATCACCGAGCTCAATGGCTTTACTGCCTTGAAACGCGAAGTCGCCTACGGCCAGGAAAACAGCCGGATCGATTTTCGCCTGGATTACCCGGCGGGCGCGGCATATGTCGAAGTCAAAAGCGTCACCCTCGGGTTTGACGGGACCTCGACGGCGGCGTTTCCCGATGCCGTGACCCAGCGCGGTGCCAAGCATCTGCGTGAGCTGGCGCATCTGGCGCGTGAGGGTGTACGGGCAGTGCAGTTGTACTGCGTCAACCTCTCGGGGATCGATGCGGTGCGTCCTGCCGAAGAAATTGATGCCGGTTACGCGGCAGCGTTGCGTGAGGCCAAGGCGGCGGGCGTCGAGGTGCTGGCCTATGGCGTACGAGTGACGTCAGAGGAAATCTGCGTCGATAGCCGGCTGGAAGTATTGCTCGGCGACTAG
- a CDS encoding pentapeptide repeat-containing protein: MSQPKLLDTPLYALLHKDDIRGFNQERPKDGTIDMRGGDFRGLDLRDLNADGVDFTDAYFRSADLRGLDLRDCPLEGASLAHAQISGTYFPPELSADEILMSVNFGTRLRYRTR, from the coding sequence GTGAGCCAGCCGAAGCTACTTGATACCCCGCTGTACGCGCTTCTGCATAAAGATGATATCCGCGGCTTCAACCAGGAGCGTCCGAAAGACGGCACCATCGATATGCGCGGTGGCGACTTTCGCGGCCTGGACCTGCGCGACCTGAATGCCGATGGCGTGGATTTCACCGACGCTTATTTCCGCTCCGCCGACTTGCGCGGCCTGGATTTGCGTGACTGCCCACTGGAAGGCGCGAGCCTGGCGCACGCCCAGATCTCCGGCACTTATTTCCCCCCTGAGTTAAGCGCCGACGAGATCCTGATGTCCGTCAATTTCGGCACACGCCTGCGCTACCGCACACGCTAA
- a CDS encoding iron ABC transporter permease, producing MTTLVKPRTLFIGLSLLCVLATWLSLALGPVSLPLMDTLRAALRLMGVPIEAQGLEQAELILGQIRLPRTLLGLAVGGVLALSGVAMQGLFRNPLADPGLVGVSSGAALGAAIAIVGGSFFGGLPDALGPYLLSLCAFLGGLGVTALVYRLGRRNGQTNVATMLLAGIALTALASSAVGLFTYLADDATLRTLTFWNLGSLNGASYSRLWPLLLVSAGVALWLPRRAKALNALLLGESEASHLGIDVEGLKRELVFCTALGVGAAVAAAGMIGFVGLVVPHLVRLLAGPDHRVLLPASVLAGASLLLFADLVARLALAPAELPIGIVTAFIGAPFFLYLLLRGRA from the coding sequence ATGACCACTCTGGTTAAACCGCGAACCCTGTTTATCGGCTTGAGTCTGCTGTGTGTATTGGCGACCTGGTTGTCATTGGCCCTTGGACCGGTGAGTCTGCCGTTAATGGACACACTGCGGGCAGCCTTACGCTTGATGGGTGTGCCAATCGAGGCCCAAGGCCTGGAGCAGGCGGAGTTGATCCTCGGGCAGATTCGCCTGCCGCGTACGTTGCTGGGATTGGCCGTCGGTGGGGTTCTGGCACTTTCCGGCGTTGCAATGCAGGGGCTGTTTCGCAACCCCTTGGCTGATCCCGGGTTGGTCGGGGTTTCCAGCGGTGCGGCGTTGGGCGCGGCGATTGCGATTGTCGGTGGTTCGTTTTTTGGCGGTTTGCCGGATGCCCTCGGGCCTTATCTGCTGTCGTTGTGTGCCTTCCTCGGCGGTTTGGGGGTAACAGCGCTGGTCTATCGCCTGGGGCGGCGCAACGGCCAAACCAACGTCGCGACCATGTTGCTGGCGGGTATCGCCCTGACGGCGCTCGCCAGTTCTGCGGTGGGCCTGTTCACCTACCTGGCAGATGACGCTACCTTGCGCACCCTGACGTTCTGGAACCTGGGCAGCCTGAATGGCGCCAGCTACTCGCGCTTATGGCCGCTGCTGCTGGTCAGCGCCGGCGTAGCACTGTGGCTGCCGCGCCGGGCCAAGGCGCTGAATGCACTCCTGCTGGGTGAGTCGGAAGCCAGTCACTTGGGCATTGATGTTGAAGGCCTCAAGCGCGAACTGGTGTTCTGCACCGCGCTGGGCGTGGGCGCGGCCGTGGCGGCTGCGGGGATGATCGGCTTTGTCGGGCTGGTGGTGCCGCATCTGGTACGCCTGCTGGCGGGGCCGGATCATCGGGTGCTGCTGCCAGCCTCGGTGCTGGCGGGGGCGAGTTTGCTGTTGTTTGCCGATCTGGTGGCGCGCCTGGCCTTGGCGCCGGCGGAATTACCGATCGGCATTGTTACCGCGTTTATCGGTGCGCCGTTTTTCCTCTACCTGTTGTTACGAGGGCGCGCCTGA
- a CDS encoding TfoX/Sxy family protein, translated as MNDELQHLKNLGKTSAQWLHAVGIHSASDLRRLGAVDAYRAVRTRGFRASKVLLYAIEGALMDVHWNDIPVERKEALNRQLDALTARQKN; from the coding sequence ATGAATGATGAGCTGCAACACCTGAAAAACCTTGGCAAGACGTCGGCGCAATGGCTGCATGCGGTGGGCATCCACAGTGCGTCCGACCTACGCCGCCTGGGGGCAGTCGACGCGTACCGTGCCGTACGCACCCGCGGTTTCAGGGCATCCAAAGTGTTGTTGTATGCCATTGAAGGCGCGCTGATGGATGTGCACTGGAATGACATTCCCGTTGAACGCAAGGAAGCTTTAAATCGTCAATTGGACGCTCTGACCGCACGCCAAAAGAATTGA
- a CDS encoding heme ABC transporter ATP-binding protein has product MLRVEDLQICRGRKTVLADITLDLLPGEVLGVLGPNGAGKSTLLGALCGELQPDQGLVWLDQRELKDWGGAQRAQRLAVLPQTSTLDFAFRVEEVVGMGRLPHQTGRVRDDEIINAALQAADVGHLSGRSYLALSGGERQRVHLARVLAQLWPGEAGQTLLLDEPTSMLDPLHQHTTLQAIRRFADRGAAVLVILHDLNLAARYCDRILLLEDGRPHALDTPAQVLRPELLRAVFGLDVLVQPHPELGHPLIIAR; this is encoded by the coding sequence ATGCTGCGAGTAGAAGACCTGCAGATCTGCCGTGGGCGCAAAACTGTGCTGGCGGACATCACCCTGGACCTGTTGCCAGGAGAAGTGCTCGGCGTATTGGGCCCCAACGGTGCGGGAAAAAGTACATTGCTCGGTGCGTTATGCGGCGAGTTGCAGCCCGACCAAGGCCTTGTGTGGCTGGATCAGCGTGAGTTGAAAGACTGGGGCGGAGCGCAGCGTGCCCAGCGGCTGGCGGTGTTGCCGCAGACCTCGACCCTGGACTTTGCCTTTCGCGTCGAAGAGGTGGTGGGCATGGGGCGCTTGCCTCATCAGACGGGCCGGGTGCGTGACGATGAAATCATCAATGCTGCCTTGCAGGCTGCCGACGTCGGCCACTTGAGCGGGCGCAGCTATCTGGCGTTGTCGGGCGGCGAGCGGCAGCGTGTGCACCTCGCACGGGTGCTGGCGCAGCTATGGCCGGGTGAAGCGGGGCAGACCTTGTTGCTGGATGAGCCGACATCAATGCTTGACCCGCTGCACCAGCACACCACCTTGCAGGCGATCCGGCGCTTTGCCGACCGTGGCGCGGCGGTGCTGGTGATCCTCCACGACCTGAACCTGGCGGCGCGCTACTGTGATCGCATCCTGTTACTGGAGGATGGCCGGCCCCATGCGTTGGACACACCGGCACAGGTGTTGCGGCCTGAGCTGCTGAGGGCGGTATTCGGGCTGGATGTGTTGGTGCAGCCGCATCCGGAGCTCGGCCATCCGTTGATCATTGCCCGCTGA
- the dksA gene encoding RNA polymerase-binding protein DksA, whose protein sequence is MPTQAKQQSISGFQPYVEAKGEEYMGKPMREHFSKILKQWKQDLMQEVDRTVDHMKDEAANFPDPADRASQEEEFALELRARDRERKLIKKIDKTLQLIEDEEYGWCESCGVEIGIRRLEARPTADLCVDCKTLAEIKEKQVGK, encoded by the coding sequence ATGCCCACCCAAGCAAAGCAACAGAGCATCAGCGGCTTCCAACCCTACGTCGAGGCGAAGGGTGAGGAATACATGGGCAAGCCCATGCGCGAACACTTCTCCAAGATCCTGAAGCAGTGGAAACAGGACTTGATGCAAGAGGTTGACCGTACCGTTGACCATATGAAGGACGAAGCGGCCAACTTCCCGGACCCGGCAGACCGTGCCAGCCAGGAAGAAGAGTTCGCCCTTGAACTGCGCGCCCGTGATCGCGAGCGCAAGCTGATCAAGAAGATCGACAAGACCCTGCAACTCATCGAAGACGAAGAGTATGGCTGGTGCGAGTCCTGCGGCGTCGAGATTGGTATTCGCCGCCTGGAAGCGCGTCCTACCGCCGACCTGTGCGTGGACTGCAAGACCTTGGCTGAAATCAAGGAAAAACAGGTCGGCAAGTAA
- a CDS encoding Rieske (2Fe-2S) protein, giving the protein MKFLCASSELAPNASLGFDIDGRKLFAVRREGIAYFYINRCPHRGVPLEWQPHQFLDPSASLIQCATHGALFLIESGECVAGPCAGQSLTALPGREDEQGLWVQL; this is encoded by the coding sequence ATGAAGTTTCTCTGCGCCTCCAGCGAACTCGCACCCAACGCCAGCCTCGGTTTCGATATCGACGGCCGCAAGCTGTTTGCCGTGCGCCGCGAAGGCATTGCCTACTTCTATATCAACCGCTGCCCACATCGCGGGGTGCCGCTGGAATGGCAGCCGCACCAGTTTCTCGACCCCAGCGCCAGCCTGATCCAGTGCGCCACCCATGGCGCGCTGTTCCTGATCGAAAGCGGTGAGTGCGTCGCCGGCCCTTGCGCCGGCCAGAGCCTGACAGCCCTGCCCGGCCGCGAGGATGAACAAGGCCTGTGGGTACAACTCTAG
- a CDS encoding pyridoxal phosphate-dependent aminotransferase, whose translation MAQPYSARSRAIEPFHVMALLARANELQAAGHDVIHLEIGEPDFTTAEPIIKAGQAALANGKTRYTAARGLPELRQAISGFYQQRYGLSIDPERILITPGGSGALLLASSLLVDPGKHWLLADPGYPCNRHFLRLVEGAAQLVPVGPEVRYQLTADLVARHWDQDSVGALVASPANPTGTILTRDELAGLSSAIKARNGHLVVDEIYHGLTYGTDAASVLEVDDEAFVLNSFSKYFGMTGWRLGWLVAPPAAVGELEKLAQNLYISAPSMAQHAALACFTPQTLNILEDRRAEFGRRRDFLLPALRELGFGIAVEPEGAFYLYADISAFGGDAFAFCRHFLETEHVAFTPGLDFGRYQAGHHVRFAYTQNLDRLQQAVERIARGLRSWQG comes from the coding sequence ATGGCTCAGCCCTACAGTGCGCGCAGCCGCGCTATCGAACCTTTCCATGTCATGGCGTTGCTGGCGCGGGCCAATGAATTGCAGGCCGCCGGTCACGACGTGATTCACCTGGAAATCGGCGAGCCGGACTTCACCACCGCCGAGCCCATCATCAAGGCCGGGCAGGCGGCGCTGGCCAATGGCAAGACCCGCTATACCGCGGCCCGCGGGCTGCCGGAGTTGCGGCAAGCCATCAGCGGTTTCTACCAGCAGCGCTACGGGTTGAGCATCGATCCCGAGCGAATCCTGATTACACCCGGCGGCTCGGGAGCCTTGTTGCTGGCGAGCAGCCTGCTGGTGGATCCCGGCAAGCACTGGCTGCTGGCAGACCCTGGCTACCCCTGCAACCGCCACTTCCTGCGGCTGGTGGAGGGCGCGGCCCAACTGGTCCCGGTCGGCCCCGAGGTGCGTTATCAACTGACCGCCGACCTGGTGGCGCGCCATTGGGATCAGGACAGCGTGGGCGCGTTGGTCGCGTCGCCTGCCAACCCTACCGGCACCATCCTGACGCGGGACGAGTTGGCGGGGTTGTCGAGCGCCATCAAGGCGCGCAATGGGCATTTGGTGGTGGATGAGATCTACCACGGCCTGACCTACGGCACCGATGCCGCCAGCGTGCTGGAAGTTGACGATGAAGCCTTCGTTCTAAATAGTTTTTCGAAGTATTTCGGAATGACCGGCTGGCGCCTGGGCTGGCTGGTGGCGCCGCCTGCTGCGGTGGGTGAGCTGGAGAAACTGGCGCAGAATCTCTACATCAGCGCGCCGAGCATGGCCCAGCATGCGGCCCTGGCCTGCTTCACCCCGCAAACATTGAACATTCTTGAAGATCGCCGGGCCGAGTTTGGCCGGCGTCGCGACTTCCTGCTGCCAGCGTTGCGCGAGTTGGGTTTCGGTATTGCCGTGGAGCCGGAAGGCGCGTTCTACCTGTATGCCGATATCAGCGCATTCGGCGGCGATGCCTTCGCGTTCTGCCGGCACTTCCTCGAAACCGAGCACGTTGCGTTCACGCCGGGCCTGGATTTCGGCCGTTATCAAGCCGGTCACCATGTGCGCTTTGCCTACACGCAAAACCTTGATCGCCTACAGCAAGCCGTTGAACGGATTGCCCGCGGCCTGCGGAGTTGGCAAGGCTGA
- a CDS encoding sensor histidine kinase encodes MPMSFSLTEMLLISAAYLAALFGVAWISERGMIPRAIIRHPLTYTLSLGVYASAWAFYGTVGLAYQYGYGFLSSYLGVSGAFLLAPVLLYPILKITRTYQLSSLADLFAFRFRSTWAGALTTIFMLIGVLPLLALQIQAVADSISILTREPVQHRVALSFCALITLFTIFFGSRHIATREKHEGLVFAIAFESVIKLIAIGGVGLYALYGVFDGPQQLELWLLQNQTALAALHTPLQEGPWRTLLLVFFASAIVMPHMYHMTFTENLNPRSLVSASWGLPLFLLLMSLAVPLILWAGLKLGATTNPEYFTLGVGIAANSKSLALLAYVGGLSASSGLIIVSTLALSGMALNHLVLPLYQPPAEGNIYRWLKWTRRALIVAIIMAGYGFYLLLGAEQDLANLGIVAFVATLQFLPGVLSVLYWPTANRRGFIAGLLAGILVWTVTMLLPLVGNLQGFYIPLLNMIYVLDDTSWHMAAIASLAANVLMFTLISLFTNASPEETSAAEACAVDNVRRPQRRELHAASPQEFATQLAKPLGAKAAQKEVEQALRDLYLPFDERRPYALRRLRDRIEANLSGLMGPSVSQDMVETFLPYKAGGENYVTEDIHFIESRLEDYHSRLTGLAAELDALRRYHRQTLQELPMGVCSLAKDQEILMWNKAMEELTGIAAQRVVGSRLNTIGDPWKELLQGFINLPDEHLHKQHLALDGQTRWLNLHKAAIDEPLAPGNSGLVLLVEDLTETQMLEDKLVHSERLASIGRLAAGVAHEIGNPITGIACLAQNLREEREEDGEIIEISGQILEQTKRVSRIVQSLMSFAHAGAHQNHDEAVCLAEVAQDAIGLLALNRRNFEVQFFNLCDPEHWVDGDSQRLAQVLINLLSNARDASPAGSAVRVKSEAFEHTVDLIVEDEGSGIPQNIMDRLFEPFFTTKDPGEGTGLGLALVYSIVEEHYGQITIDSPADTESQRGTRIRVTLPRHVEATSAVN; translated from the coding sequence ATGCCGATGAGCTTTAGCCTGACCGAGATGCTGCTGATCAGCGCCGCCTACCTGGCCGCGTTGTTCGGGGTAGCCTGGATCAGTGAACGCGGGATGATTCCGCGGGCGATCATTCGCCATCCATTGACCTACACCTTGTCCTTGGGCGTGTACGCGAGTGCCTGGGCGTTTTATGGCACCGTGGGCCTGGCCTATCAGTACGGTTACGGCTTTCTGTCCAGTTATCTCGGGGTGTCCGGCGCGTTTTTGCTGGCGCCGGTGCTGTTGTATCCGATCCTAAAAATCACCCGCACCTATCAGTTGTCGTCCCTGGCCGACCTGTTTGCGTTCCGTTTTCGCAGTACCTGGGCCGGTGCACTGACCACGATTTTCATGCTGATCGGCGTGCTGCCGTTGCTGGCATTGCAGATCCAGGCCGTGGCCGACTCCATCAGCATCCTCACCCGCGAACCGGTGCAACACCGCGTGGCATTGAGCTTCTGCGCACTGATCACTCTGTTCACGATTTTCTTCGGCTCACGGCATATCGCCACCCGTGAAAAACATGAAGGACTGGTGTTTGCGATCGCGTTTGAATCGGTGATCAAGCTGATCGCCATCGGCGGCGTCGGTCTGTACGCGTTGTATGGCGTATTCGACGGCCCGCAACAGCTGGAACTGTGGCTGCTGCAAAACCAGACCGCCCTGGCCGCACTGCACACGCCGTTGCAGGAAGGCCCATGGCGCACGCTGCTTTTGGTGTTCTTCGCCTCGGCGATTGTGATGCCGCACATGTACCACATGACCTTCACCGAAAACCTCAACCCGCGCTCGCTGGTCAGCGCCAGCTGGGGCTTGCCGCTGTTCCTGCTGTTGATGAGCCTGGCGGTGCCGCTGATCCTGTGGGCCGGCCTGAAACTTGGCGCCACCACCAATCCCGAATACTTCACGCTGGGCGTGGGTATTGCAGCCAACAGCAAATCCCTCGCATTGCTGGCCTATGTCGGCGGATTATCGGCCTCCAGCGGGCTGATCATCGTCAGTACCCTGGCGCTGTCGGGGATGGCGCTGAATCACCTGGTGCTGCCGCTCTACCAGCCGCCGGCCGAAGGCAATATCTACCGCTGGCTGAAATGGACCCGCCGGGCCCTGATCGTCGCGATCATCATGGCCGGCTATGGCTTCTACCTGTTGCTGGGTGCAGAACAGGACCTGGCCAACCTGGGGATTGTCGCCTTCGTCGCCACCTTGCAGTTCCTGCCGGGCGTGCTGTCGGTGCTGTACTGGCCGACCGCCAACCGCCGAGGCTTTATCGCCGGTTTGCTCGCCGGGATCCTGGTATGGACCGTGACCATGCTGCTGCCGCTGGTGGGCAACCTGCAGGGCTTCTACATCCCGCTGCTGAACATGATCTACGTGCTGGATGACACCAGTTGGCACATGGCGGCAATTGCCTCGCTGGCGGCCAACGTGCTGATGTTCACCCTGATTTCGCTGTTCACCAACGCCAGCCCCGAAGAAACCAGCGCCGCCGAAGCCTGCGCAGTGGACAACGTCCGTCGCCCGCAACGCCGCGAACTGCACGCCGCCTCACCCCAGGAATTCGCGACGCAATTGGCCAAGCCGCTGGGCGCCAAGGCCGCACAAAAGGAGGTCGAGCAGGCCCTGCGCGATCTCTACCTGCCGTTCGACGAGCGCCGGCCTTATGCCCTGCGCCGCCTGCGGGACCGTATCGAAGCCAACCTTTCCGGCCTGATGGGCCCGAGCGTGTCCCAGGACATGGTCGAGACCTTCCTGCCCTACAAGGCCGGCGGCGAAAACTACGTGACCGAAGACATCCACTTCATCGAGAGCCGGCTGGAGGATTACCACTCCCGCCTCACCGGCCTTGCCGCCGAACTCGATGCCCTGCGCCGCTATCACCGCCAGACGTTGCAGGAACTGCCGATGGGCGTCTGCTCCCTGGCCAAGGATCAAGAGATCCTGATGTGGAACAAGGCCATGGAAGAGCTCACCGGCATCGCCGCCCAACGTGTGGTGGGCTCGCGCCTGAACACCATTGGCGACCCGTGGAAAGAATTGCTCCAGGGCTTCATCAACCTGCCCGACGAACACTTGCACAAACAGCACCTGGCGCTGGATGGCCAGACCCGCTGGCTCAACCTGCACAAGGCCGCCATCGACGAGCCACTGGCGCCCGGCAACAGCGGCCTGGTGCTGCTGGTGGAAGACCTGACCGAAACCCAGATGCTCGAAGACAAGCTGGTGCACTCCGAGCGCCTGGCCAGCATCGGGCGCCTGGCCGCGGGTGTGGCCCATGAAATCGGCAATCCGATCACCGGTATCGCCTGCCTCGCGCAAAACCTGCGGGAAGAGCGCGAAGAAGACGGCGAAATCATCGAAATCAGCGGGCAGATTCTCGAGCAGACCAAGCGTGTTTCGCGCATCGTGCAGTCGCTGATGAGCTTTGCCCACGCGGGCGCCCATCAGAATCACGACGAAGCGGTGTGCCTGGCCGAAGTGGCCCAGGATGCCATTGGGCTGCTGGCATTGAACCGGCGCAATTTCGAAGTACAGTTCTTCAACCTGTGCGACCCGGAACACTGGGTCGACGGTGATTCACAACGCCTGGCCCAAGTGCTGATCAACCTGCTGTCCAACGCCCGCGACGCATCGCCGGCCGGCAGCGCAGTACGGGTCAAGAGCGAGGCTTTCGAGCACACGGTCGATCTGATCGTCGAGGACGAAGGCAGCGGCATTCCACAGAACATCATGGATCGATTGTTCGAACCCTTCTTCACCACCAAGGATCCGGGTGAAGGTACCGGTCTGGGCCTTGCACTGGTCTATTCCATCGTTGAAGAGCATTATGGACAAATCACCATCGACAGCCCGGCTGACACCGAAAGCCAACGCGGCACCCGTATTCGGGTGACCTTGCCGCGTCATGTCGAAGCG
- the gluQRS gene encoding tRNA glutamyl-Q(34) synthetase GluQRS encodes MTASSYIGRFAPTPSGHLHFGSLVAALASYLDARANQGRWLMRMEDLDPPREEPGAQAAILNALERYGFEWDGELVRQSERHDAYAEVLNRLFNHGLAYACTCSRKQLEPYAGIYPGLCRNAGHDQQDAAIRLRVPELEYHFTDRVQGKFRQHLGRDVGDFIIRRRDGLYAYQLAVVLDDAWQGVTDIVRGADLLDSTPRQLYLQELLGLRQPRYLHVPLIIQPDGNKLGKSYRSPPLTTDQATPLLLRALRALGQPAGDELHHASPRELLDWGIQHWDATQIPRTLTLAEAQLR; translated from the coding sequence ATGACAGCCTCCTCCTATATCGGGCGTTTCGCCCCCACGCCCAGCGGACACCTGCACTTCGGTTCCCTGGTCGCCGCCCTCGCCTCCTACCTCGACGCCCGTGCCAACCAAGGCCGCTGGCTGATGCGCATGGAAGACCTCGATCCGCCACGGGAAGAGCCCGGCGCCCAGGCCGCCATCCTGAATGCCCTGGAACGCTATGGTTTTGAATGGGACGGGGAGTTGGTCCGACAAAGCGAGCGGCACGATGCCTACGCTGAAGTGCTCAACCGCCTGTTCAATCATGGCCTGGCCTACGCCTGCACCTGCTCGCGCAAGCAACTGGAGCCCTATGCCGGGATTTATCCGGGACTGTGCCGCAATGCCGGGCATGACCAGCAAGATGCCGCCATCCGCCTGCGAGTGCCGGAGTTGGAGTACCACTTTACCGACCGCGTACAAGGCAAATTCCGACAGCATCTGGGTCGCGACGTAGGCGACTTCATCATCCGCCGTCGCGACGGCCTGTATGCCTACCAACTGGCGGTAGTCCTCGATGATGCCTGGCAAGGTGTGACCGACATCGTGCGTGGCGCCGACCTGCTCGACTCCACGCCCCGCCAACTGTATCTGCAAGAACTGCTGGGCCTGCGCCAACCGCGTTACCTGCATGTGCCGTTGATCATCCAGCCGGACGGTAACAAGCTGGGCAAATCCTACCGCTCACCGCCCTTGACCACTGACCAGGCCACGCCTTTGCTGTTAAGAGCACTGCGCGCCCTGGGCCAGCCGGCGGGCGACGAACTGCACCACGCCAGCCCACGGGAACTGCTGGATTGGGGCATTCAACACTGGGATGCCACACAGATCCCGCGCACACTCACGCTGGCCGAAGCGCAATTGCGCTGA
- a CDS encoding hemin ABC transporter substrate-binding protein, producing the protein MRLSASAIALVVGLLVNAGAQASELPQRWVSAGGALSEWVTALGGESKLVGVDTTSQHPESLKALPSIGYQRQLSAEGILSLRPQILVGTEEMGPPPVLAQIRNAGVKVELFSAEPDLPTLQGNLQHLGKLLGNEAKAAELFSDYQQQLDQQKNWVAKAQATQKAPGVLLLLGHAGGKPLIAGKDTAADWMLQQAGGHNLATHDGYKPFSVESLAGLNPEVLVFADRALTGDAARAALFKENPILASTPAAKNGRVYELDPTLLVGGLGPRLPQSLVRLSAGFYPSQANTAP; encoded by the coding sequence ATGCGCCTGAGTGCCAGTGCTATCGCGCTCGTTGTCGGACTGCTGGTCAACGCTGGGGCCCAGGCCTCTGAACTGCCACAACGCTGGGTCAGCGCCGGTGGTGCGTTGTCGGAATGGGTGACGGCCCTGGGCGGTGAGTCAAAGCTGGTGGGCGTGGATACCACCAGCCAGCATCCGGAATCCCTCAAGGCGTTGCCGAGCATTGGTTACCAGCGTCAGTTGTCGGCGGAAGGCATTCTGAGCCTGCGCCCGCAAATCCTGGTGGGCACCGAGGAAATGGGACCGCCACCGGTGTTGGCGCAAATCCGCAATGCCGGTGTGAAAGTGGAGCTGTTTTCAGCCGAGCCGGATCTGCCGACGCTGCAGGGCAACCTTCAGCATTTGGGCAAGCTGCTGGGTAACGAAGCGAAGGCTGCAGAACTATTCAGTGACTATCAGCAACAACTTGACCAACAAAAGAACTGGGTGGCCAAGGCCCAGGCCACTCAAAAGGCGCCTGGAGTGCTGTTGCTGCTGGGACATGCCGGCGGCAAACCGCTGATTGCGGGCAAAGACACGGCGGCTGACTGGATGTTGCAGCAGGCCGGCGGCCATAACCTGGCGACCCACGATGGTTACAAGCCGTTTTCCGTAGAGTCGCTGGCGGGGCTCAATCCTGAGGTGCTGGTGTTTGCCGATCGCGCTTTGACCGGGGATGCGGCCCGCGCCGCGTTGTTCAAGGAAAACCCGATCCTGGCTTCGACGCCAGCGGCCAAGAATGGACGCGTCTATGAGTTGGACCCAACGCTGCTGGTGGGTGGGCTTGGGCCGCGCTTGCCGCAAAGCCTGGTGAGGCTGTCTGCCGGGTTCTATCCGTCTCAGGCTAATACCGCCCCATGA